In Oryza sativa Japonica Group chromosome 3, ASM3414082v1, one DNA window encodes the following:
- the LOC136355683 gene encoding chromatin modification-related protein EAF7-like: MARWCDGAGRWEAALGGGRLRGEAAGKQREVARGGRRRTRWDAVVDDLDDDPDDDLDDGAPDDDLNDGAPDDDDGGLGSGAEVRRWRRLGTGAAEAGGAAWGGGREAAGKGGRRREAWGGGRRTRWEAALDDLDDDPDDDLDDNDGGPDDPDDDDLDNGDLDDDDGDGDDDDGAPGDDDDGGLGTGHWGRRVGKTRGAHD; this comes from the coding sequence ATGGCGCGGTGGTGCGACGGCGCTgggaggtgggaggcggcgctAGGAGGCGGAAGGCTGCGtggggaggcggccgggaagCAGCGGGAGGTGGCGCGGGGAGGTAGGAGGCGGACGAGGTGGGATGCGGTGGtcgacgacctcgacgacgaccccgacgacgacctcgacgacggCGCCCCCGATGACGACCTCAATGACGGCGCccccgacgatgacgacggtggccTCGGCAGTGGGGCGGAGGTGCGGCGCTGGCGGAGGTTgggcaccggcgcggcggaggccggaGGGGCAGCGtggggaggcggccgggaagCGGCGGGGaaaggcgggagacggcgggaggcgtggggaggcgggaggcggacaaggtgggaggcggcgctcgacgacctcgacgacgaccccgacgacgacctcgacgacAACGATGGCGGCCCTGacgaccccgacgacgacgacctcgacaaCGGCGAcctcgatgacgacgacggcgacggcgacgacgacgatggcgcccccggcgacgacgacgacggtggcctCGGCACTGGCCACTGGGGGCGGAGGGTGGGAAaaacgcgtggggcccacgattAG